The Candidatus Binataceae bacterium genome contains the following window.
GCTCGGGCCACTTCGCCGCGCAATTGCGTTCGATCTGAATCGCCGAACGGAAGAGCTGCTCAGCCTCCGACACCCTCGCGGCATCTTCGAGTAGCACGAGCAAATTCGCTTTGAGTCGCAATCTCCCCGCCTGAAGCCTAACCTCGTTCCAAGGGGCTTGCGCATCTGCGAGCGCCTTGAGCCCTTGGATAGCTTGCCCAGACTTCCAGTACGCCTCAGCGGCCAAAAATGAGATGTAGTAGAAACCTCTATCTCTCTTGCCTTCCGCCCTGTCCCATATCTGAAGTATCTGCGCGATCCCCTCGTCATTCCGACCAACGTGCGCCAATGCCAATGCTCTGAGTGCAATCGCTGCGAGCAACGCAGACTGGAACCCACGCATCCTACAGATTGCAATCCCCTCTTCTGACGCTTCTATCGCCGATTGGAATTCGCCGCGTAGCAAGTGCAGATGACTGGCGTCGTTTAGGACCCACTGGAGAGTGTACGGGTCGCCGAGCCTTCGCGCCCAATCCATCGCCTGGCGGTGCTTCTCGAAAGCCTGCTCAGGATAGCCAAGCGCATGAAGAACACCGGCCAACCGGCTCAATCCGCATGCTCCAGGATCCTGAACCCAACCATAAGACCGTCGCGCCTGAAAGTTGTAGTGAGCAATGCTTTTTTCAAAGTGGTTACGTGATGACAAGAAGTCACTTAAGTCTCCAAAAATCACCCCTAATGCATGGTGGGACCAAACCAGCCCGACCGGGTCCTCCTTTCTTTCTGCCAAGCTCAACATTTGGTTCGCGAGTTCCAAAGCCGTTGGCAGCTCTCTGCGATTGATGTAGATGGAAGTCAAACCTCCCAAAATCGAAGAGAGATGCGGGGTATCATCGGTCCGCTGGCTGAGATCTCTGGCGCGATAGTAGGCTTTCTCGACTTCAGGCGAGGTATAGCCCTTTGTCGCAATCAGCGGAGTCGTCAACAGCATCTGAAGGCCGAGCTCCTCTCCGTCTCGGCCGACGCTCTCGGGCAGGTTGTTCAGGACCTCGAGTGCCCTGGCGAAATCGGCCAGTGCTTCGGCATTGGCGAATCGTCGCAGCGCTTGCCTTCCCGCTTTTCGCCAGGCCGCAATGGCAGGCTCTGCGGCCCCCGCCTCAGTCCAATGCAAGGCGAGGAGTTCTGGTCGCGTAACTGCGGCCTCCGGGAACTTTTCGGCAAGCGTCTCGGCAACGCGGCGATGCAATTGCCTTCGGCGGCTCTTTAGCAGCGCTTCGTAAGCAGCATCTTGCACGAGTGCATGCTTGAACTGGTAGCTAGCCTCGGGCGGAATCCCACGCGTGTAGACCAATTCCGCTTCGCCGAGCCTGGTGAGCGCCGACTGCAACTCGTCTTCAGCCATTGGCGAGACTGCGTGGAGCAGTTCGTAGGAGAACTCGCGACCTATCACAGAAGCGACTTGTGCTACGTCTTTGGCGGGCCCCAGACGGTCGAGCCGCGCCATCAGCGAGTCTTGCAGGGTCGCCGGAATCGCGCGCACGGCCTCAGCACTGCCGCCCTCCAGCACCGCAAGCGTCAGTTCCTCTGCGAACAGCGGGACGCCATCGGTGCGTTCGACCACGGAATCGAGCACATCCTTAGGAAGCACCTCGAGGGCGGCGACTCGCGTAACCATCTCGCGCATCTGCGAGCGGCTCAGGCGGTTGAGCGTGATCTGCGTGTGATGGGCACGCATCGGCCAGGACGCGCGGAACTCCGGCCGCGCCGTATACAGCAGCAACATCGGCACAGTCGCGTTCTGTTCGACGGTCAATTGCTGAAGCTCGAGGCTCGAGGGGTCAGACCACTGGAGGTCTTCCAGCACCAAAACGAGGGGCTGGGCACGTGTCGTGCCGAAAAGCAACCCGATGAGCGTGGCGAGCAGCCGCTTGCGTTGCTGCCCGGGCGAGAGCAGCAGTGGGGGGTACTTGTCGGCCACCGGCAGATTCAGCAGCGGCGCGATCAACGGCACCGCCTCGGCGGGCTTCAGTCCGGCCAAGGCGATGTTCTCGTCGAGCCGATCAAGCTTCTCCGCGACCGACTCAGTGCCACGCCAGTCGAAACCCTGGCGGATCACGTCGGAAGTCGATGCAAAAGTGGTTTGCTGCAAATAGGGCGAAAATTCTGTCTGGATCCACCTGTGCGACGAACCGGACAGCCGCTCTTGAAACCGTCGCACCAGGCGCGACTTGCCGATGCCCGCCTCGCCTGTGATCAATACCACCTGACCCTCACCCTCGCGCGCCAGTTCCCATCGATTCATCAGCAAGCGCAGCTCATCATTGCGGCCGACGAATGGTGTCAGGCCGCGCGAAGCTGAAGTACGCAGACGCCCGCGGACCCCGCTCGAGCGCAACACGCCGTAGAGTTGAACCGGTTCGGGCACGCCTTTGAGGGTTTGTGTCCCACCATCTTCAACCACGAACAACCCGGATACGAGTTGAAGCACCGAGGCGGTTATCAAGATTGTGTTCGGCGCGGCGGCCGTCTGCACGCGGGACGCGATGTTGGGCACGTCGCCGAATGCGCTGATCCCCTGTCGCCCTTCATCCAGCACCACTTGCCCGCTATGAACGCCGACCCGTACGGCGAGCTCAACCTTGTGATTTCCGGCAGGCGCGTGGTTGGTTTCGGAGATCGCGTCGAGGATCGCGAGACTGGCACGGACCGCGCGCTCGGCGTCATCGTCATGCGCTTGCGGATAGCCGAAGAAAGCCAACACCCCGTCACCGAGGTATTGCGCAACCTCGCCGCCGAATTGAGCAACCGCGTCGCCCATGACTCGATGATACCAGGCCAGGATCTCACGCCACTCCTCAGGATCCAGATGAGCGGCGATTGCAGTCGAGTTCACCAGGTCGGAGAAGACGACCGTGAGATGTCGCCGTTCACCGCCTCCTTGTTGCCGCCCACTGCTGGCACTTGGCGCAGCTTGGACAGTTTCCGCTTTCAGCGGCTTCGCGCACTCGATGCAGAACTTCGCCGTTGGCGAATTCTCTGAGCCGCATGACAGACATCGACGCGTGAACGGAGAGGCACATTCCTCGCAGAATTTCGCCCGGTCCGGATTTTCAGCTCCGCACTTCGAACAGCGCATTGTGGTTTCCAAAGCCCCCTCGCTCGCAAGACGGTCCAGACTAAACTCGTTTCAGCGCGCATCGCAAAGGTTTGATTTGAGAGGCGGAGCGACCGTCCACCCGTGGTCCCGCCCACTTTCCGAGCGAGAAAAAGGACGCGCGATACAGTCGCGGTACCACCCTGCGGCGACCACAAAGACGCAAGCAGGAATGATTATCAAATTTATGGCAAATACGGCGAAACGAGGGGTGGATACAACCCGCACCGTGATTATCAGGCTGCTAATCGCTCCCTGTACGAAATTCCCGCGATGTAGCGGAAAGGCATTTTTTCCGGGGTGCGGCACGCGTGCCAAAATCGCGGAAAAATCGGTGAAATGCGGGGAAATAAAAATACCCGGGAATTTCTGCCGGGGAATTATTTTTTCGGTTTTTCCCCCGCGGTGGAGACAAACGATTAACCGGTCCGCTCGGGGCGGCGCGGAGGCTCACAGCCAGGCTTGGCGTCAATGCGCGCCGCCCAGGCCTCTTTTCGTCCAGCGTGGGTTGAAAACATCGAAAATGTCGCGGATTTATTGGGATATTCGGGAGAACCCGTTGGTGAGGGATTAATTGACATCGAAAAAGCCAATGGAATCACGCGCTTTTTGAGGAGGCGCGCTTCCACCAAAGTCGCGGCAGATTTCGCCTGAACGCTCCCGGCAGCATTGGAGTCGCGTCGATCAACAAGAATCGGTAGTTCAGGGGCCTACCCGGATCGCCAAGCCGAGGACCTGAAATGGCCCGTTTTCAGGGCTGGTGGGTGTCAAATGTAGGTGTCAGACGAGCCGTAGGAGGGTCGGAATGGCGAAAAAACCCTTGATCCTATTGGTGGAGCTGACGCGGATCGAACGCGCGACCTCCTGAATGCCATTCAGGCGCTCTCCCAAACTGAGCTACAGCCCCACCGCATCGGGCTTTTCAGCTAATCCGAACCTTCTGGTGGAGTCAATCGCAGCGCTGGAATCCTCGCATTCCGCAAACTGACGACCCCCACCACAAGCGAAGGTTCCTACGCAAAACCCAGTCGCCGCTCCCCATCGCCTTCGACTCGCTCTGCTAAACCTCGGCGTCTTCTCGCTTTTGTCGGTGAGTTGCTGCGAGCTGGCCTCCTATGTCACTTGGAAACGATGAACCGTCCATCAAGGAGGCAGAGCGATGAAGACTTTCGACCACATCGTTTACGAAACCCCGGCCGAGCACGTTGCCCGCATCGTCCTCAACCGGGTCCAGACCCGAAATTCGCAGGACACTCACTTTCTCTACGAGCTCAACGACGCCTTTGATGTCGCGGCGCAGGACGACGACATCAAAGTGATCGTTCTGGCCGCCAATGGACCCCATTTTTCTTCGGGACATGATCTGCGCGAACGCAACGGTGTCGAAGCCTTGCGCAACCACAAGACCGTCGGCACGTGGTGCGGCTTCGCATGCGCCGGCGCCGAGGCGCAGATGTCCCGCGAGAAGGAGCTCTATCTCGGTCTTAGCGAGCGGTGGCGCAATATTCCCAAACCCACCATCGCGGCCGTGCAGGGCCGCTGCATCATGGGCGGACTGATGCTCATCTGGCCATGCGACATCATCATTGCCAGTGAAGATGCTCAGTTCGTCGATCATGCGGTCAGCTTCGGCGTTGGAGGGGTTGAGTATTTCGCCCATCCGTGGGAAATGGGCGCGCGCAAGGCCAAGGAGTTTCTGTTCACCGGAGAGTGGATGAGCGCGGCAGAGGCGCATCGATTGGGCATGATCAACCACCTGGTGCCGCTTGACCAGCTGCAGGAAGCCGCGCTCGCGATGGCGAAGAAGATCGCGACCAAGCCGATGTTCGCCCTGAAGCTGGCAAAGGAATCAGTGAACGCGATGGAAGACGTCCAGGGGCGCACCAACGCGATGCAGACCTCGTTCGCACTCCATCAGCTGGCCCACACCCACAATTTGAAGTTGTTCAACATGCTGATGGATCCCAGCGGCTTGCCCCCCGAAACCGCCAGAACTATCGGTCTGAGCGCGGAGCCGAAACGCTAGCGGCGACCCTGCGAGTATTCGGAGGCGGGCCTGCGGAGTAGCGGGATCCTCTAGCCCGCGGACTCTGCGGATTTCTGCTCCGCGGTTTGCGAATCCTCGGCGCGTATCGCCGTTGCGATGTCGGCACTCATCCTGGCCAGGGCGCGGCTGTGCGCGGCGGCGAGCGCATCGAAGCTGTCTCCCTGTACGGTTTCGTGTGCCACCGTGCGGCCCGTTTGGGTGGCGCCGTTGGCTTTGCGCACTACCCAAACCGCATCGAGCACTGCACCCTGACCGCGAATCGAGTCGAAGCGCTGAACATCGATCGTGACTCGATAGGCCGCGTTGAAATTGGCCAGGGGCGCAGTCGCCACGTCGGGCGTGCCCAACAGCGCCGAAAGGTCTCCGGCCACCACCTTGGCGATGCTGTCGTTAAGCGGCGCCGACCAGCGGTTGAATTCCTCGATATCCACCTTGTTTCCGCCGTCCTGGACCACGAATTCCGGCCGGTCCACCCCAGCCGGGATCGAAATCGGTCCGACCAGCACCGCCAGGTTTGCCGGCGCTAGCCCAATGGGCGTCGACGTCGAGCTTAGCGAATAGAATTTGGGCGGTGCCGACGTGCATCCCGTGACTGCCATCAAGGCACTCACCATAATACAGAGGGCGGCGGCCAGCGCCGCCTTTTGTGCTAAACAGGTGGGCGCGACGGTTCCTGTGGCGGGTGTAACCATGGTTCTCGTCATCATCACTTTGGCTCCCCCGGCTTGCCGCGAATGAGCGCTTCCGGATGTTGCTCGAGGTAGTCCGCAAGCACTCGCAGCGATCGCGCCATGCGGCTGATCTCCATCAGCGTGCTGCTCAGCTCCTGGGCTTGCGCTGAATCGGGCGAAATCATCGTGTCAGCAGTGTTCAACGTCCCGCGCGCGCTGACCAGAGTGAGGTTCAATTGGCCCAGCGCATTTTTGAGCTCGTTTCCGATCTCGGTAAACGGCATCTGGTCAACCTTGTCCACGATATCTTCGACCTTCCGCTCAGTGGTCTGCAGGTCACCCGGTATGGTCGGCAGCTGGACTGGTCTCTGCGACCAGTCCACGCTTACCGGCCTCGCGCCCGGGAAGAAATCGAATGCGACCAGCGAGGCGCCGGTCAGCAGATTCCCGGATCGAAGTTGCGCCCGCACCCCATGCGCAACCAAGCTATCGATCAACCTGCGCCGCGCAGCTTCCAGTTCGGCCGGCGGCGCCTGACTGATGACCTGAACGCCCAGCCGCACTGGATCAAGCTCGATCGTTACCGGGATCGAGAATTGCGCGGTTTTAAAATCGATCTGGGCGCGAACGTCGGTCACCTGGCCGATCTTGATGCCCCGAAACTCGACTGGTGCGCCGGGAAGGAGTCCCCTTACCGACTCCTTGAAGATCACTTGATAGGTTTGCGGGTGTTGGGGCGGAGGCTCGTACGCCTCCGCGCGGCTGTAGTACAGAGTAAAAACTGTCTCGGCGTCGGCCGGAGACAAGACCTCGGAATCAACTGGAGTCTCGAACGCGACCCCGCCTATCAGGATCGAGAGGAGCGACTCGGTCCTTACGGTGAGCCCACTGGCCGATAGCTGCACATCTATCCCGCTCGCCTGCCAGAATCGCGTGTTCGGATTGACGTACTGATCGTAAGGAGCCTTGACGAAGACCCGGATGGTGAAATTCCTGCCGCTTTTGTCGAGGTTGTACGAGGCGATTTGGCCGACCTGCAGATGACGAAAGAACAGCGGCGTACCGATGTCGAGCGAACCCAGGCTCGACGTTTTGAGCACGAAGAATCGGCCTGGCACGCCTTCGGTCACCACCGGCGGCGTGTCCAGTGCGATGAACTCGCGTTTGCTCACCTTGGAGTTCCCGATCTCCATCCCGATGTAGGAGCCGGAGATCAGCGTGCCGAGTCCGGTAACGTTTGCCCCCGAAATGCGCGGCCTTACCACCCAGAACTGCGTATCGTCGCTGAGAAAGTCCTCGGTTTTCGGCGCCATCTGGGCGTTAGCGATGACGCGCATGTGGTCTTCGGAGAGACGAATCTTGGTGATGGTGCCGACGTCGACACCCTTGTAGCTGATCTTGGTTTTACCTGCTTCGAGTCCCTCGGCGGATACGAATGTGATGGTAATTTCCGGACCCTCGCTCAGAATTCTTGTAACCGCAACCCAGACCCCGATAGCCGCCGCCACAATCGGGATAATCCAAACCACCGAGAGCCGGGTCCGCTTGCGCGACACGCCTCTCGATTGCGGTACGCTAGGGAGCGTTGTGCGCTCATCAGCCATAATGAACTCCTTGTTCGCTGGCCGCGTCCCAAATCAGGCGGGGATCGAAAGACTCGACCGCCAGCATCGTCAGCACCACGACCATCGCGAAGAAAAACAATCCGGGCCCCGGCTCAACTGACATCAGCGGCTGAAGCTGCACCAAGGCCGCCGTGAAGGTGTCGACGAAAACATCCACCATCGACCACCGCCCGATGAATTCGACGGTTCGAAAGAGCCTTATGCGCTGTTCGTTATTCCGGATCGAACCGCGTTGCACGGTGACGAGCAAATACGCCATCACGGCGATCTTCGCGCTCGGGATGATGATGCTTGCGATCAGGACGATCAGCGACAACGGCCACCCGGTCGGCGACCACAGCAATATCACCCCCTGCAAGATCGTGTCGGAATCGGTGCCAGTAGCGGTGGTAGTGGTCAAAACCGGGAGAACGTTGGCCGGGATGTAGCAGATCGCCGCGGCGATCACGAAGGCCCAGGTCCGCTGGATGCTATCGCGCTTGCGAAAAGCGACCGGTTCCGCGCACCGGGGGCAGTGCCCTTTCTCCACGCCCGGCGCGGGCAGCGAAAGCAGTCCGCACGCGCCGCAGTTTTGCAGCCCATGTTGCATCGCGGTGCTGGGGGCGGCGCTCATGCCTACGCCTGCGGCAACACCGTTCCTGCCGCCTCGCTAGCCACGTCCGCATCGGCCGCCCACTCGATCCGTTCCCATACTTCGTCAGGATCGAACCCGGACTGCATGGCCGCCAGCACAAACACCAGGGCCCCTAGCACAAACAGGGCGAGCCCGGGCACCACGGTCGCATAGTCTGCGATTTTGGTCAGCGCAACGAGTACGCCCAGCATCATTACCTCGATCATGCTCCAGATCCTCGTAAGACGATGGTGCCGTAACAGAACCCCGACCCAGCGGCGTGGTGATTCGCGCAATGCTCCCAGAACGATGGCCAGCATGAAACCGATTTGCAGTGCGGGAGCGATCATCGCGGTGAAGAGCACCAGCGCGGAGACGGTGTCGCGTCTGTCGGCCCACAGCTGCATGGCGCCGCCGAACACCGTCGTCGATGCCTCCCTGCCGACTACGGTCAGCCCAAGCATCGGAACCGAGTTTGCGACGACGTAGAGCAGCGCTGCCGCGATCGCGAGCGCGAGCGTCCGATGCAGCGAATCCTCGCGACGACGACGGATTTCTTCATTGCAACGCGGACAGCGTGCTGAGCCACCCGATGCCAGAGGCGGAAGGCGCTGCAAAAGATCGCAATTGTGGCAGCTTACAAGAGAGAGGTCGGCGACGGGACGATTGTAGAATTCGTTGGATCGACTCACGTTAGCACTGATAACTGCTGGGAATTATTTCGCGAAATAGTCGCGGACCAGCTTAACACCGCTGCTTGCGCTCTACGATGCCAATCCGCGAGTGCTCGGTATATCCTACTTTGGTGTAATGACCTTCCCGCCGAGTCTCAGAAAAACCAAGGAAATGACTCGTCGTTGACAGAAAAGACCGTGATTCTATGAGAAAACCCAAGACATGGCGTGAAGCCGGTTTTTAGTGACTCTACTGGCCAAGCGCGCACCTTCCGCTGCTCCCACAAAACCGGAGCGATGCCACACATTCTTGGCGGGAGACGAGGGTTCATTCCGAGCACGGGTGCTCGCTGGGATTTTGAAACACGCCAGAACGCGCCTTTCAAATCGTTTCGACCTCCCGTTGAATCAAGCTCTGCTGAGAATCTCTCTGTCGTCCCAGCCGCGGCGGGGGACTCTGCTCTTCGGAAGGCGACCACGACTTTAGCCCGTACGATGTACACGCACAGACGTAACCCTGCACCGGCGTAATTTGCCGTCCGGAGGATTTGACACCGGCGCGAAATGTGCCCTCAAGGCTAGAGCTTAGCGTACCCTTTAAGTGCGCAGGTGGCGTAGACTACGAGCTGGTAATTCGAGATGGAACAGGAAACGATACAGCATCTGCCCGCATCATGCTCCGGCGATGACGTCGCCGCCGCTTTGAGCGCGGATGGCGCCGTGATTGTCGATTCGGTCATCGCGCCCGGCTTCATCGATGAACTAAACGCGGAGCTAACGCCCTGGATCGACCGAACCAGTCCCGGCCCTGACTCCTTTTCCGGCAAGAATACGCGGCGGACCGGCGCTCTGGTCGCGCGTTCGCAGAAATGCCGCGAACTGGTGATGCATCCGCTGGCGCTGGGTACCTGCAAGAAATTTCTCGCCCACGCGACCAGCTTTCAGCTTCATCTCACCCAAGTGATCGCTATCGGCCCGGGCGAACCGGCGCAGGCTATCCACCGGGACCAATGGGCATTCGACTTCTTCAGGTTTCCACGAGGGTTCGAAGTCCAGTGCAATACGATCTGGGCGATGAGCGACTTCACCGCACTGAACGGCGCCACCCGGGTAATTCGCGGAAGCAATCGATTTGATGACAAACTGCGCTTCAAAGAGGACGACACCGTTGCTGCCGAGATGACCAAAGGCTCGGTCCTCTTTTACAGCGGCAGCGTCTATCACGGCGGCGGCGCCAATCGTTCCGGCGACACGCGCGTCGGAATCAACATCACCTACAACCTCTCGTGGCTGCGTCAGGAAGAGAATCAATATCTCGCCGTGCCGCTGGAAATCGCGCGCACCCTGCCGGTGGAACTGCTCCGACTGATGGGTTATCAACGCGGTGCATACGCGCTGGGCTACGTGGGCAACCTGCTCGATCCAATCCAGATCGTGCGCCCGGACCTTCCCGCGGGCGTCGGCTACCCGCAAAGCAGCAGCGAGAAGCTCAAACAACAGGGGCGCGAACTACGCTCATCCGCAAAGAGCTAATCGCGGGCGTTACCTTCCGCCCCCTTCTCCGGTCTGAAGCTCTTTCTTGTCTTGTGCGCGCTCTAGCAGTTCTCTGGCGGCGCGCAGGAATTTATCACTGCTCCCTTCGCCTCCGAGCATGCGCGCAATCTCATGCGCGCGGCGCTCTTCGTCGAGCAGTGTGACCCTGCTCCTAGTTGAGCCGCGGCGCTCCTCCTTTTCAACTACGAAATGGCGATCCGCGAACGCGGCGATTTGCGGGAGATGGGTTACGCACAGAATCTGATGAAATTTCGCGAGCTGCTTGAGTTTGCGCCCGACCACGGTGGCGACCGCACCGCCGATTCCCGCATCAACTTCGTCAAAAATCATGCTCGCTATTCCGCGCCTCTGTGCTTCCAACCGTTTCAATGCGAGCATCACGCGCGACAGCTCTCCGCCCGACGCAATCCGCGCGAGCGGCATTGCAGGCTGCCCGAGATTAGGCGCGATGTAGTATTCCACTGTGTCGGCACCTGCCGGACCGAGTGCAATTTCGCGATGCGTGAAGGAGCCTTCTTCCCCGTTCAGCACGCCCAGTCGCGGTTCGAAGACGGGCGCGCGCATTCCAAGCGTCTTCAATTCAGCTTCCATCCGGCGTTCTAAATCCGCCGCCGCTTGTTTGCGATGTGCGGTCAGCTGGACCGCCCGCTCGACGAGTCCCTCAAGCGCCTCCGTCAGTTCGCGTTGCGCCTGCGCCTTCGACTCGGTGACCCCCTCCAGCTCGGCGATTTCTATGCGTGAGCGTTCCAGGGTTGCGATCACGCTTCCGAGCGAACCGCCGTACTTGCGCTTTAGCTGGTTGAGTTCCTGGATTCGTGCTTCGACCTGCTCCAGGCGGGCCGGATCTGCTTCGATCTTTTGCGCGTATCCGGACAGCATGTGTGCGGCCTCCTCGAGGTTGATACGCGCGGCGCGAATCATCTCGAGGGGTTCCTTAAGCTTTGCATCGAGCCGCTCGGCTTCGACCAGGCACGCTTGCGCGCCGCCGACCGCGTCGACCGCCGCACCTTCGGCGCCGTAGAGCATCGCTTCCGCCTCGCTCGCCGCCCGTGCGAGTTTGGTCGCATTCGCCAAGACACTTCTTTCGGCGGCCAGGGCCTCGTCCTCTCCCGCTCCGAGTGCGGCCTTCTCCAGCTCCGAAATGCGAAACCGCGCGAGATCGAGCAGATCGGCGCGCTCGCGCTCCCGCCGGTTCAATTCATCCAGGCGCGCCTGCAAACTGGTCGCCCTATCCCACGCTTGGCGATACTTGGAAAGCTCTGGTTTAAGCTGCGCGTAGCGGTCCAGGATTTCGCGATGACTCTCCGGACGCAGCAGTGATTGCTGTTCGTGCTGACCATAGACCTGTACGAGCGCCGCGCCGATGCGTCCCAGGTTCTGCACGGTGGCCAGGTCGCCGTCGATGGTAACCCTCGATCGTCCACCTTCCGCGATAACTCTACGCACCAGGAGTTCGCGCTGCGCCAAGTCGCGATCCGGAAACCCCTCAAGCGCGGCCTCGCCTTCCAGCGCAAACATCGCTTCGACCGTCGCGTCCATCTCGCCCGAGCGGATCATGTCCGGGGAGCCTCGCCCGCCCAGCAGTAACCCGAGCGCGGTTAGAACGATAGTCTTACCGGCGCCCGTCTCGCCGGACAGGATATTCAGCCCCGGACCAAATTCGAGCGTTGCTTCCTGGATGATCGCGAAATTGTGGATCCTGAGCTCGTGCAGCATCGCCGCTTCAGCCCCAGCGCAGCTTGTTCCGCCACACCTCGAAGTATCCATGCTCGGACCGCACCAGCGAGACACCGTGCGGACCGCGTTTGATGCGAATGCAATCCTCTGCACCGACCATCGATGACTCCTGCCCGTCGACTGTCAGGGTCGCGTCGTGATCCGATACGTTCACGCGGACCTCGAGTTCAGTGGAATCAGGCAGCACGATAGGACGGTTCGAGAGGGTATGCGGGCAAATCGGTGCCAGAACCATGACCCCCAAGGTCGGGAACACGATGGGGCCGCCGGCGCTCAGCGCGTAGGCGGTGGAGCCGGTCGGCGTCGCGATGATCAACCCATCGGCGCGATAAGTGCAGAACGGCTGCTCGTTTGCGTGCACCTCGAGCTGGAGCATCCGGCCCAGCGGGCCGCGGTTGAGCGCTACATCATTAACCGCGATGAAGCGATCCATGCGCCGCAGGTCTTTGCTCGCGCGCTCGACAACGACCTCCAGGGTTATCCGGTGATCAACCTCGTAGTTTCCCTTGAGAACCCGATCGACAGCCTGCTGCGCTTCTTCGACCGTGACTTGCGTGAGAAAGCCCAATCCGCCGAGGTTTACACCGAGAATCGGCGTGCCCCGAGCGGCACTAACGCGCGCGACGCCGAGCAGCGTCCCATCACCTCCGAGCACTACGACAAAGTCCGCACGCTCGGCCAGCTCCTCGCGCGACACTGCCTTCGCATCGATGCGCGCAGCGATTTCCGGTTCCGCGAGCGCCAGAATCCGCTTGGAGCGGATGTGTTGCGCGAGTTTTTTCGCGATCGCAACCGCCTCGGTCTGATTGCGCTTAACTACCAGCCCAATTGACTTTATGGTTCGCTTGGCCACGCGCGTACGCCATTATCATGCGCGGATTACACCAGCAACGCGACCCTGCGCGCCCGGAAGGCGTTCAATTCACGGATCTAGTGCGAGATGTGGGGGCTGATCGGAATGTTGGAATTCTTGCCGTATACAATCGCGACCGCGTTGATGTAATAGCCGACCAGACTCT
Protein-coding sequences here:
- a CDS encoding phytanoyl-CoA dioxygenase family protein encodes the protein MEQETIQHLPASCSGDDVAAALSADGAVIVDSVIAPGFIDELNAELTPWIDRTSPGPDSFSGKNTRRTGALVARSQKCRELVMHPLALGTCKKFLAHATSFQLHLTQVIAIGPGEPAQAIHRDQWAFDFFRFPRGFEVQCNTIWAMSDFTALNGATRVIRGSNRFDDKLRFKEDDTVAAEMTKGSVLFYSGSVYHGGGANRSGDTRVGINITYNLSWLRQEENQYLAVPLEIARTLPVELLRLMGYQRGAYALGYVGNLLDPIQIVRPDLPAGVGYPQSSSEKLKQQGRELRSSAKS
- the recN gene encoding DNA repair protein RecN encodes the protein MLHELRIHNFAIIQEATLEFGPGLNILSGETGAGKTIVLTALGLLLGGRGSPDMIRSGEMDATVEAMFALEGEAALEGFPDRDLAQRELLVRRVIAEGGRSRVTIDGDLATVQNLGRIGAALVQVYGQHEQQSLLRPESHREILDRYAQLKPELSKYRQAWDRATSLQARLDELNRRERERADLLDLARFRISELEKAALGAGEDEALAAERSVLANATKLARAASEAEAMLYGAEGAAVDAVGGAQACLVEAERLDAKLKEPLEMIRAARINLEEAAHMLSGYAQKIEADPARLEQVEARIQELNQLKRKYGGSLGSVIATLERSRIEIAELEGVTESKAQAQRELTEALEGLVERAVQLTAHRKQAAADLERRMEAELKTLGMRAPVFEPRLGVLNGEEGSFTHREIALGPAGADTVEYYIAPNLGQPAMPLARIASGGELSRVMLALKRLEAQRRGIASMIFDEVDAGIGGAVATVVGRKLKQLAKFHQILCVTHLPQIAAFADRHFVVEKEERRGSTRSRVTLLDEERRAHEIARMLGGEGSSDKFLRAARELLERAQDKKELQTGEGGGR
- a CDS encoding NAD(+)/NADH kinase, whose product is MAKRTIKSIGLVVKRNQTEAVAIAKKLAQHIRSKRILALAEPEIAARIDAKAVSREELAERADFVVVLGGDGTLLGVARVSAARGTPILGVNLGGLGFLTQVTVEEAQQAVDRVLKGNYEVDHRITLEVVVERASKDLRRMDRFIAVNDVALNRGPLGRMLQLEVHANEQPFCTYRADGLIIATPTGSTAYALSAGGPIVFPTLGVMVLAPICPHTLSNRPIVLPDSTELEVRVNVSDHDATLTVDGQESSMVGAEDCIRIKRGPHGVSLVRSEHGYFEVWRNKLRWG